One Prunus dulcis unplaced genomic scaffold, ALMONDv2, whole genome shotgun sequence genomic window carries:
- the LOC117613753 gene encoding zinc finger MYM-type protein 1-like, with protein sequence MERYFKRKFSSTTSSSDNVGSSSVRDVGISRDVVGSSKESELQDVLANLPADPGLRPQMLDYDPNIRDEVRRAYLQKGPCQPKDHTFPQTDLSGYDRRFNVKWFDEFGWLEYSISKDAAFCLYYYLFKSNFKIGQGCSDVFTEVGFTNWKKKDKIRQHVGGVGSVHNQSRQYCVDLMNQKQHIQTVLIKQSDQARIDYRICLTASLDCVRFLLKQGLPFRGNDESDTSNNKGNYVELLQFLADHDEKVKAVVLENAPGNLKLIAPTIQKDLVNACATETIKKIIKDMDGAFFSLLVDESRDISVKEQMAGVFRYVDKRGYVIERFVGIQHVSNTTSNSLKEAIDTLFSREELNISMQRGQG encoded by the coding sequence ATGGAACGATATTTTAAGAGAAAGTTTTCATCAACTACCTCTAGTTCAGATAATGTGGGTAGTTCAAGTGTAAGAGATGTGGGTATTTCAAGAGATGTGGTGGGTAGTTCGAAAGAAAGTGAGTTGCAAGATGTATTGGCTAATCTTCCTGCAGACCCTGGACTTCGACCTCAAATGTTGGATTATGATCCTAACATTCGAGACGAAGTTCGAAGAGCATATCTACAGAAGGGTCCATGTCAACCTAAGGATCACACATTTCCACAAACCGATCTTTCAGGGTATGATCGACGCTTTAATGTCAAGTGGTTTGATGAGTTTGGCTGGTTGGAGTACAGTATTAGTAAAGATGCTGCATTTTGCCTTTATTATTATCTCTtcaaatccaatttcaaaattgGTCAAGGCTGTAGCGATGTCTTCACCGAGGTGGGTTTTacaaattggaagaagaaagataaaattagGCAACATGTTGGAGGTGTTGGGAGTGTTCATAATCAATCTAGACAATATTGTGTGGATCTTATGAATCAAAAGCAACACATCCAAACAGTTTTGATAAAGCAATCAGACCAAGCTCGCATTGATTATCGTATTTGCTTGACAGCTTCTCTTGATTGTGTGAGATTTTTGTTGAAGCAAGGTCTTCCTTTTCGTGGCAATGATGAGAGTGACACTTCAAACAACAAGGGGAATTATGTAGAACTCTTACAATTTCTTGCTGATCATGATGAGAAAGTTAAGGCTGTTGTGTTAGAAAATGCTCCAGGGAATCTCAAGCTCATAGCTCCAACAATTCAAAAAGATCTTGTGAATGCTTGTGCAACTGAAACTATTAAGAAAATCATTAAGGATATGGATGGTGCCTTCTTCTCCTTATTAGTTGATGAATCACGTGATATATCAGTCAAAGAACAAATGGCGGGGGTGTTTCGTTATGTGGACAAAAGAGGGTATgtaattgaaaggtttgtgggCATTCAACATGTTAGCAACACTACATCAAACTCACTAAAAGAGGCTATTGACACATTGTTTTCAAGAGAAGAATTGAACATTTCCATGCAAAGAGGACAAGGATAG